One genomic window of Vicia villosa cultivar HV-30 ecotype Madison, WI unplaced genomic scaffold, Vvil1.0 ctg.001659F_1_1, whole genome shotgun sequence includes the following:
- the LOC131636188 gene encoding uncharacterized protein LOC131636188, whose translation MCDASDFAVGAVLGQRKDKKLHVIYYASRTLDAAQLNYTTTEKELLAVVFAVDKFRSYLVGAKIIVYTDHAAIRYLLSKKDAKPRLLRWVLLLQEFDLDIKDKKGTENLVADHLSRLEHLKPELIPIDDHSTYERLVAGMNTIEKDTLHTSGEETYKEISTLNNVPWYADIVNYLAVDIIPPDLSYQQKKKFFSDVKHFFWDEPLLFKRCIDNIFRRCVPEEEVGNVIEHFHVAPYGGHASTSKTCAKIFQAGIYWPTIWRDVHTYISKCDRCQRTGNISRRDKMPLSNIQEVELFDVWGIDFMGPFPSSMGNKYILVAVDYVSKWIEAVASPTNDTKVVIKLFKNIIFPRFGTSRMNYLDGMVVVFRDEAQRARFTALSARPMVPTRYPDQSCMEALGIEPSIRYLCNQLGWNDYADDVHKTYRNLTLEFLSSLDYNPWVGEGDGRGRINFILFSTEYTLNIKEFGDLLGFQTGPTAITEMPLNYFLSRDIDKLWQDITDGASLDPSTQLSRKIHNPAFRYFEIILCHTFFGRSYGDHLVTAEEVLFIYCASQSRPITSGGFLIESLDHTARSTVGFIHSGGNVTQIASALGLDMMLFQLTPYCGQIATLRNEVADLHLQLELNDASFTGELDDLAREVAEIRRQLTELRGPDPPAEHPPGYGWK comes from the exons atgtgtgatgctagcgattTCGCTGTAGGAGCCGTACTAGGGcagagaaaagataagaaactacatgtcatttaCTATgctagtagaaccctagacgctGCCCAGCTTAATTATACAACCACAGAAAAGGAATTGCTAGCTGTAGTGTTTGCTGTCGATAAATTCCGATCTTATTTGGTAGGAGCCAAGATAATAGTTTACACTGATCACGCAGCGATCCGATACTTGTTAAGTAAGAAAGATGCTAAGCCTAGATTGCTCAGATGGGTTCTTTTACTCCAAGAATTTGACCTTGAtatcaaagataaaaagggaacagAGAACTTAGTTGCTGACCACCTCTCTAGGTTAgaacatcttaaacctgaactaatACCTATAGATGATCACTCTACCTATGAAAGACTAGTAGCTGGAATGAACACAATTGAGAAGGATACTCTGCATACCTCTGGAGAGGAAACCTATAAGGAGATCTCAACCTTGAACAACGTGCCATGGTACGCAGATATTGTAAATTATCTAGCCGTTGATATCATACCCCCTgacctaagttaccaacagaagaagaagttTTTCAGTGATGTTAAACATTTCTTTTGGGACGAACCCCTCCTATTTAAAAGATGCATAGATAACATATTCAGACGATGTGTGCCAGAAGAGGAAGTAGGCAACGTCATTGAACACTTCCATGTTGCACCTTATGGCGGACATGCAAGCACGTCTAAGACATGCGCTAAGATCTTCCAAGCAGGTATTTACTGGCCTACCATTTGGCGCGATGTCCACACTTACATTTCAAAATGTGACCGATGCCAACGCACTGGGAACATCTCAAGACGTGACAAAATGCCCTTGAGTAACATTCAAGAGGTAGAATTATTCGATGTTTGGGGTAttgatttcatgggaccttttcCTTCCTCAATGGGTAACAAGTACATCCTAGTAGCCGTTGACTATGTCTCAAAATGGATCGAAGCTGTTGCATCACCCACAAATGATACCAAGGTAGTTATCAAACTGTTCAAGAATATCATTTTCCCTAGGTTTGGAACCTCGAG GATGAATTACCTCGATGGAATGGTTGTGGTTTTCAGGGATGAAGCACAGAGAGCCCGATTTACTGCTTTATCTGCTAGACCTATGGTACCCACTAGGTACCCCGATCAAAGCTGCATGGAAGCACTCGGGATTGAGCCGAGTATCAGGTATCTGTGCAACCAACTTGGCTGGAATGATTATGCTGATGATGTCCACAAGACCTATAGGAACCTTACTCTGGAGTTCCTTAGCTCCTTAGATTATAACCCATGGGTGGGTGAAGGAGATGGCCGAGGGCGGATTAACTTCATATTGTTTAGCACTGAGTACACCCTGAACATCAAGGAGTTTGGGGATTTACTTGGTTTCCAAACTGGACCGACCGCCATCACTGAGATGCCATTGAATTACTTTTTGAGCAGAGATATTGACAAATTATGGCAGGACATTACTGATGGAGCTAGCCTTGACCCTTCTACCCAGCTGTCAAGGAAGATCCACAATCCAGCTTTCCGATACTTTGAGATAATCCTTTGCCACACATTCTTTGGGAGGAGCTATGGTGACCACCTAGTCACTGCTGAGGAGGTCCTATTCATATACTGTGCCAGCCAGTCCAGACCCATCACTAGTGGAGGTTTTCTGATAGAGAGCTTAGACCACACTGCCAGATCTACTGTAGGATTCATACATTCCGGAGGGAATGTGACACAGATAGCCTCTGCTCTGGGCTTGGACATGATGTTATTTCAGCTGACTCCATACTGCGG ACAGATAGCCACGCTCCGCAATGAGGTGGCTGACCTTCATTTACAGTTGGAGCTAAACGATGCCTCCTTTACTGGTGAGTTAGATGATCTAGCTCGCGAGGTGGCAGAGATTCGACGCCAGTTGACTGAGCTACGTGGCCCAGACCCTCCTGCAGAGCATCCTCCCGGTtatgggtggaaatag